In Stomoxys calcitrans chromosome 2, idStoCalc2.1, whole genome shotgun sequence, the following proteins share a genomic window:
- the LOC131995334 gene encoding uncharacterized protein LOC131995334 translates to MRGNWIIKFEQDVITEMILITLLSSASFAFGDVKDYTRENYALIRHDDALVYEEYGDILHVTNLTYYRNILSEEKYFFEQEKAKHFYTQSEFLEIDMQIQLAETLLIQLDNRRIKRGINELGTAWKWITGTPDHDDFIFITNKINDLITNNNRQYVTNSELFKTVERLSTAVRTLTGHAYEKMVRRHRLGVVITDLQKPYSDHCFGQGFNT, encoded by the exons ATGAGAGGAAATTGGATCATCAAATTTGAGCAAGACGTCATCACc GAAATGATTCTTATAACACTGCTATCATCAGCGTCCTTTGCCTTTGGGGATGTAAAAGACTACACGAGAGAGAACTACGCCCTGATCCGGCATGACGACGCTTTAGTGTACGAAGAGTACGGAGATATTCTTCATGTAACGAATTTGACTTACTACAGGAATATACTTTCAgaagagaaatatttttttgaacagGAAAAggccaaacatttttatactcagtctgaatttttggaaattgacATGCAAATTCAATTAGCTGAAACCCTGTTGATTCAATTGGATAATAGACGAATAAAGAGGGGTATTAATGAGTTAGGAACAGCTTGGAAATGGATTACAGGGACTCCTGACCATGATGACTTCATCTttataacaaacaaaattaatGACTTAATAACAAACAACAATAGACAATATGTTACAAATTCAGAATTGTTCAAAACAGTTGAAAGACTTAGTACTGCCGTTAGAACACTTACAGGACATGCCTATGAAAAAATGGTACGCAGACACAGACTTGGAGTCGTTATAACTGATTTACAAAAACCCTATTCAGACCATTGTTTTGGGCAAGGCTTTAATACTTAA